In the genome of Actinomadura graeca, one region contains:
- a CDS encoding SDR family oxidoreductase: MARTWFVTGTSSGFGRLLTERLLVRGDRVAATLRRPEALDDLRAVHGDRLWTARLDVTDTGEVRRVVDEAFAALGAIDVVVNNAGYGVFASVEEASDEQVRQVIDTNLLGSVHVIRAALPHLRAQGHGRILQVSSAGGQTTYPNFAYYHASKWGIEGFCETVAREIAPLGIGLTIVEPGATPTGFGDALATAPVMPEYDRGPAGDTRRAVEDGTFPLVNDPEKIVQAMIDLVGRRDVPLRLPLGSDAYRDVRASLAARLAEHDAHREIALSVVHDDHAPAE, from the coding sequence GTGGCCAGAACATGGTTCGTCACCGGCACCTCGTCGGGTTTCGGCCGGTTGCTCACCGAGCGGCTGCTCGTGCGGGGCGACCGGGTCGCCGCGACGCTGCGCAGGCCGGAGGCGCTGGACGACCTGCGCGCCGTCCACGGCGACCGTCTCTGGACGGCGCGGCTCGACGTCACCGACACCGGCGAGGTCCGGCGCGTCGTGGACGAGGCGTTCGCGGCGCTCGGCGCGATCGACGTCGTCGTCAACAACGCCGGGTACGGGGTCTTCGCGTCGGTCGAGGAAGCCTCGGACGAGCAGGTCCGGCAAGTGATCGACACCAACCTGCTCGGGTCGGTCCACGTCATCCGCGCCGCGCTCCCCCACCTCCGCGCGCAGGGACACGGCCGCATCCTGCAGGTGTCCAGCGCGGGGGGACAGACGACCTATCCGAACTTCGCCTACTACCACGCCTCCAAATGGGGCATCGAGGGCTTCTGCGAGACCGTCGCCCGCGAGATCGCGCCCTTGGGCATCGGCCTGACCATCGTCGAGCCCGGCGCGACGCCGACCGGGTTCGGTGACGCGCTCGCCACCGCCCCGGTCATGCCGGAGTACGACCGGGGCCCGGCGGGCGACACCCGCCGGGCCGTCGAGGACGGGACGTTCCCGCTGGTCAACGACCCGGAGAAGATCGTCCAGGCGATGATCGACCTCGTCGGACGGCGGGACGTCCCGCTGCGGCTGCCGCTCGGATCCGACGCGTACCGCGACGTCCGGGCGTCCCTGGCCGCGCGCCTCGCGGAGCACGACGCGCACCGTGAGATCGCGCTGTCGGTCGTCCACGACGACCACGCCCCGGCGGAGTAG
- a CDS encoding MerR family transcriptional regulator, which yields MTTAPETLSIGEVSALTGLSAHTLRFYEQEGLFVTPVRRSSAGRRVFTQQEVGWLKVCTKLRSSGMSLPDIRRYADLVRQGPGNEADRFEILSRHEAKVQRQMADLQEALDVIRGKVALYADHLASGSADRLWRDGPDCSPPRRDP from the coding sequence ATGACCACCGCCCCCGAGACGCTGAGCATCGGCGAGGTCAGCGCGCTGACCGGCCTTTCCGCGCACACGCTGCGGTTCTACGAGCAGGAGGGGCTGTTCGTGACGCCCGTGCGGCGCAGTTCCGCGGGGCGGCGCGTGTTCACCCAGCAGGAGGTCGGCTGGCTGAAGGTCTGCACGAAGCTGCGCTCCTCGGGGATGTCGCTGCCCGACATCCGCAGATACGCCGACCTCGTCCGGCAGGGTCCCGGGAACGAGGCCGACCGGTTCGAGATCCTGAGCCGCCACGAGGCGAAGGTGCAGCGGCAGATGGCCGACCTCCAGGAGGCACTGGACGTCATCAGGGGCAAGGTCGCGCTGTACGCCGACCACCTCGCCTCCGGCTCCGCCGACCGGCTGTGGCGCGACGGCCCCGACTGCTCCCCGCCCCGCCGGGACCCGTAG
- a CDS encoding MarR family transcriptional regulator: MHERLANLLGAASLAVTDLVLAGATEAGRVSASGAAALVVLADAPDLGVTELGRRVRLTQSAAARMVDGLEDAGLARRRRGEGRTVHVRLTPAGESAVRDMLAARGAPLADVLAVLDDDERAALTALLAKLLTRLYAEIGDAETLCRLCDRRRCTEGAVCPVGQAARDAGTA; this comes from the coding sequence ATGCATGAACGCCTCGCGAACCTGCTGGGAGCCGCCTCGCTGGCGGTCACCGACCTGGTCCTCGCCGGGGCCACCGAGGCCGGGCGGGTGAGCGCGAGCGGGGCGGCGGCGCTGGTCGTCCTGGCGGACGCGCCGGATCTCGGCGTCACCGAGCTGGGACGCCGGGTCCGGCTGACCCAGTCCGCCGCGGCGCGGATGGTGGACGGGCTGGAGGACGCGGGCCTCGCACGCCGGCGGCGTGGTGAGGGCCGCACCGTGCACGTCCGGCTGACACCGGCCGGTGAGAGCGCTGTGCGGGACATGCTGGCGGCGCGCGGCGCCCCGCTGGCCGACGTGCTGGCCGTGCTCGACGACGACGAGCGCGCGGCCCTCACCGCGCTGCTGGCCAAGCTCCTGACCCGCCTGTACGCGGAGATCGGCGACGCGGAGACGCTGTGCCGCCTCTGCGACCGGCGACGCTGCACCGAGGGCGCGGTGTGCCCGGTGGGCCAGGCGGCACGCGACGCGGGGACCGCGTGA
- a CDS encoding EamA family transporter yields MTGVLLALASALAYGVCDVAGGLLSRRADFAAVALAGQAGGLVCAVAAAPLLPATGVDASDLGWGAVSGAGTGLAMVFLYRGISRGDMSVVVPVSAVGGVALPVVAGVVLLGDRPSAPAWAGIAVVLPALWLVSRSGSDEQGRTRAAVLNGLVAGAGIGVQYLALAQAGDGAGIWPVAAGRVAAVLVIAPMMGAPGRRLPSAAALGWSAANGGLAAAALVCYLLAVREQIVVIAVVLSSLYPVVPVLLGVTALRERLSAAQAAGLAGAGVSVVLLTAAA; encoded by the coding sequence GTGACCGGCGTGCTGCTGGCCCTGGCGTCGGCGCTGGCCTACGGCGTCTGCGACGTCGCGGGCGGGCTGCTGTCGCGGCGCGCGGACTTCGCGGCCGTCGCGCTGGCCGGGCAGGCGGGCGGGCTGGTGTGCGCGGTGGCCGCCGCGCCGCTGCTGCCCGCGACGGGCGTGGACGCGTCCGACCTCGGGTGGGGCGCGGTGTCGGGGGCCGGGACCGGCCTGGCGATGGTCTTCCTCTACCGGGGGATCAGCCGCGGTGACATGAGCGTGGTCGTCCCGGTCAGCGCGGTCGGCGGTGTCGCGCTCCCCGTCGTCGCCGGTGTCGTGCTGCTGGGCGACCGGCCCTCGGCGCCCGCCTGGGCCGGGATCGCGGTGGTGCTGCCCGCACTGTGGCTGGTGTCCCGGTCAGGTTCGGACGAGCAGGGCAGGACGCGCGCGGCCGTCCTCAACGGGCTGGTGGCGGGCGCCGGGATCGGGGTCCAGTATCTGGCGCTCGCCCAGGCCGGGGACGGAGCGGGCATCTGGCCGGTCGCGGCGGGCCGTGTCGCGGCGGTGCTGGTGATCGCGCCGATGATGGGGGCACCGGGCCGCCGCCTCCCGTCCGCCGCGGCCCTCGGCTGGTCGGCGGCGAACGGGGGCCTCGCGGCGGCGGCGCTGGTCTGCTACCTCCTCGCCGTCCGCGAGCAGATCGTCGTCATCGCGGTCGTCCTGTCGTCGCTGTACCCCGTCGTGCCCGTCCTGCTCGGCGTGACCGCGCTGCGCGAGCGGCTGTCGGCGGCGCAGGCCGCGGGCCTCGCGGGTGCCGGAGTCTCGGTCGTGCTGCTCACCGCTGCGGCGTAG
- the fahA gene encoding fumarylacetoacetase gives MTRISIPEGSPFGLSNLPYGVFSTPGTAPRVGVRVADSVVDLAAALGDDVFARPSLNAFMAQGHGRWVEVRERLLGLLAGDVPEPAVHPAGAVRTHLPVEVGDYVDFYASEHHASNVGRLFRPDSAPLMPNWKHLPVGYHGRAGTVVVSGTDIVRPSGQRKAPSEAAPSYGPSRRLDIEAEVGFIVGTGSPLGSPVSVDDFAERVFGVVLVNDWSARDIQAWEYVPLGPFLGKSFATSISPWVVPLLALEDARVATPPQDPEPLPYLREKNPWALDLDMVVEWNGQVVSRPPYRDMYWSPAQMLAHMTVNGASTRTGDLFASGTVSGPAKDQRGAFLELTWGGKEPVEVNGETRTFLEDGDEVTVSATAPGPSGTRIGFGEVRGRVLPAV, from the coding sequence ATGACCCGCATATCGATCCCCGAGGGCTCGCCCTTCGGACTGTCCAACCTGCCCTACGGCGTGTTCTCCACCCCGGGCACCGCGCCGCGCGTGGGCGTCCGCGTCGCCGACTCCGTCGTGGACCTGGCCGCGGCGCTCGGCGACGACGTCTTCGCACGTCCGAGCCTGAACGCCTTCATGGCGCAGGGCCACGGGCGCTGGGTGGAGGTCCGCGAGCGCTTGCTCGGCCTGCTCGCCGGGGACGTGCCGGAGCCCGCCGTCCACCCGGCCGGGGCGGTCCGGACGCACCTGCCGGTCGAGGTCGGCGACTACGTCGACTTCTACGCCTCCGAGCACCACGCGTCCAACGTCGGCCGCCTGTTCCGCCCGGACTCCGCGCCGCTGATGCCGAACTGGAAGCACCTGCCCGTCGGCTACCACGGCCGCGCCGGGACGGTCGTCGTGTCCGGGACGGACATCGTGCGCCCGAGCGGGCAGCGCAAGGCGCCGTCCGAGGCCGCCCCGTCCTACGGCCCGAGCCGCCGCCTGGACATCGAGGCGGAGGTCGGTTTCATCGTCGGCACCGGTTCTCCGCTGGGCAGCCCCGTGAGCGTCGACGACTTCGCCGAACGGGTCTTCGGTGTCGTCCTGGTGAACGACTGGTCCGCACGCGACATCCAGGCGTGGGAGTACGTTCCGCTTGGTCCGTTCCTAGGGAAGAGCTTCGCGACGTCCATCTCCCCTTGGGTCGTCCCATTGCTCGCCTTGGAGGACGCCCGTGTCGCGACTCCGCCTCAGGATCCCGAGCCGCTTCCCTACCTTCGGGAGAAGAACCCGTGGGCCTTGGACCTCGACATGGTGGTGGAGTGGAACGGCCAGGTCGTGTCCCGTCCGCCGTATCGGGACATGTACTGGTCGCCCGCGCAGATGCTCGCGCACATGACGGTGAACGGCGCGTCCACCCGCACCGGGGACCTGTTCGCCTCCGGGACGGTCTCGGGGCCCGCCAAGGACCAGCGGGGCGCGTTCCTTGAGCTGACCTGGGGTGGCAAGGAGCCGGTCGAGGTCAACGGGGAGACCCGCACCTTCCTTGAGGACGGTGATGAGGTGACCGTCTCCGCGACCGCCCCCGGCCCGTCCGGCACCCGGATCGGCTTCGGCGAGGTCCGCGGCCGCGTCCTCCCCGCCGTCTGA
- a CDS encoding homogentisate 1,2-dioxygenase, with protein sequence MAHYRRAGDVPPKRHTQHRDGAERLYFEELMGEEGFSSDSSLLYHREIPSAIVDSRPWEQPDAATTPNHPLKPRHLRLHELFPKETWEGTDAVTGRRLVLGNADVRLSYVVTSGDSPLYRNATGDEIVYVESGSATVETVFGALEAKEGDYVVVPASTTHRWLPTGDQPLRAYVIEATGHVAPPKRYLSRFGQFLENAPYCERDLHGPGNPLQLEGTDVDVLVKHRAPGGVTGTRLTYARHPFDVVGWDGCLYPYTFSVHDFEPITGRVHQPPPVHQVFEGHNFVVCNFVPRKVDYHPLSIPVPYYHSNVDSDEVMFYCGGDYEARKGSGIGQGSVSLHPGGLAHGPQPGAYERSIGAGSFDELAVMVDTFRPLELGEGGLACEDPGYAWTWARRS encoded by the coding sequence ATGGCCCACTACCGCCGGGCCGGCGACGTGCCGCCGAAGCGTCACACCCAGCACAGGGACGGCGCGGAGCGGCTGTACTTCGAGGAGCTGATGGGCGAGGAGGGCTTCTCCTCCGATTCGTCCCTGCTCTACCACCGCGAGATCCCGTCCGCGATCGTCGACTCCCGGCCCTGGGAGCAGCCGGACGCGGCGACGACGCCGAACCATCCGCTGAAGCCCCGCCATCTCAGGCTGCACGAGCTGTTCCCGAAGGAGACCTGGGAGGGGACGGACGCGGTCACCGGCCGGCGGCTGGTGCTCGGGAACGCCGACGTCCGCCTCTCCTACGTCGTCACCTCCGGCGACTCGCCGCTGTACCGGAACGCGACCGGCGACGAGATCGTCTACGTCGAGTCGGGGTCCGCGACCGTCGAGACGGTGTTCGGGGCGCTGGAGGCGAAGGAGGGCGACTACGTCGTCGTCCCGGCGTCCACGACCCACCGCTGGCTCCCCACCGGCGACCAGCCGCTGCGCGCGTACGTCATCGAGGCCACCGGCCACGTCGCGCCGCCGAAGCGGTACCTGTCGCGTTTCGGGCAGTTCCTGGAGAACGCTCCCTACTGCGAGCGCGATCTGCACGGCCCCGGGAACCCCCTCCAGCTGGAGGGAACGGACGTGGACGTGCTGGTCAAGCACCGGGCCCCCGGCGGCGTGACCGGGACGCGGCTCACCTACGCGCGGCACCCGTTCGACGTGGTCGGCTGGGACGGCTGCCTGTACCCGTACACCTTCAGCGTGCACGACTTCGAGCCGATCACCGGGCGCGTCCATCAGCCGCCACCGGTTCACCAGGTGTTCGAAGGGCACAACTTCGTCGTGTGCAATTTCGTCCCGCGCAAGGTGGACTACCACCCGCTGTCCATCCCCGTGCCGTACTACCACTCCAACGTGGACTCCGACGAGGTCATGTTCTACTGCGGCGGCGACTACGAGGCGCGCAAGGGATCGGGCATCGGGCAGGGGTCGGTCTCGCTCCATCCGGGCGGGCTCGCGCACGGCCCGCAGCCCGGCGCGTACGAGCGCAGCATCGGCGCCGGGTCCTTCGACGAGCTGGCCGTCATGGTCGACACCTTCCGCCCGCTGGAGCTGGGCGAAGGCGGTCTGGCCTGCGAGGATCCTGGCTACGCCTGGACGTGGGCGAGGCGGTCGTGA
- a CDS encoding MarR family winged helix-turn-helix transcriptional regulator has protein sequence MGEGGGEGGRELDFWSFVDLAGGRLAEEFGFPHRLATRLLLTLNRASAIVTYDLESTVHRPRGHSWAAFRLLFVTWIAGPLEPGRAATLAGMSRAAVSNLAKTLVADGMMVRTKGERDGRSVILSLTERGGQAMLEIFAGQNERERQWASVLTETEQDILIMLLDKLIAGRVQFDVRERS, from the coding sequence ATGGGCGAGGGTGGGGGAGAGGGCGGCCGGGAGCTGGACTTCTGGTCGTTCGTCGATCTCGCGGGCGGACGGCTCGCGGAGGAGTTCGGGTTCCCGCACCGGCTCGCCACACGGCTGCTGCTGACGCTCAACCGCGCGTCCGCGATCGTCACCTACGACCTGGAGTCCACGGTGCACCGGCCGCGCGGGCATTCGTGGGCGGCGTTCCGGCTGCTGTTCGTGACCTGGATCGCGGGGCCGCTGGAGCCGGGCCGGGCCGCCACGCTGGCCGGGATGAGCAGGGCCGCGGTGTCCAATCTCGCCAAGACGCTGGTCGCGGACGGGATGATGGTCCGCACCAAGGGCGAGCGGGACGGCCGCTCGGTGATCCTGTCGCTGACCGAGCGCGGCGGGCAGGCCATGCTGGAGATCTTCGCGGGCCAGAACGAGCGCGAGCGGCAGTGGGCGAGCGTGCTGACCGAGACCGAGCAGGACATCCTCATCATGCTGCTGGACAAGCTTATCGCGGGCCGCGTCCAGTTCGACGTCCGCGAGCGCAGCTAG
- a CDS encoding pyruvate dehydrogenase has protein sequence MATVADQFIEVLRQAGVRRIYGVVGDSLNPVVDAVRRTGGIDWVHVRNEEAGAFAAAAEAQVTGRLAVCAGSCGPGNAHLLQGLYDAHRSGAPVLALASHIPSTQIGSGYFQETHPERLFTECSHYCEMINGPAQMPRILRTAIQHAVGLGGVAVVTLPGDTASEDAAGPAGDHALLVRKGAVHPPADQVERLAGALNRARKVMLFCGAGVRNAHAEVMALAHKVLSPVGHALRGKEWIQYDNPFDVGMSGLLGYGACYEAMQEADLVLLLGTDFPYDPFLPGKNTIQVDDDPSRLGRRTPLDLAVHGDIGVTLRLVLDKVEQKQDHAYLDEMLHRHARALENVVSAYTRDIDRHVPIHPEYVASVLDDLADDDAIFTVDTGMCNVWVARYITPNGRRRVMGSFVHGSMANALPHAIGAQFGAPGRQVVSVSGDGGLGMLLGELLTVRLHRVPVKIIVFDNASLGMVRLEMMVDGLPAYETDHEAVDYAAIAEAAGIESARVERPADVRPALSRALAAPGPYLLDVVTDPNALSIPPHVTPQQVKGFALAAGKTVLTGGVGKMLDLARSNLRNIPRR, from the coding sequence ATGGCGACGGTCGCCGATCAGTTCATCGAGGTGCTGCGGCAGGCCGGCGTCCGCCGGATCTACGGGGTCGTCGGCGACAGCCTCAACCCGGTCGTGGACGCCGTCCGCCGCACGGGCGGCATCGACTGGGTGCACGTCCGCAACGAGGAGGCGGGCGCGTTCGCCGCCGCGGCCGAGGCGCAGGTCACCGGACGCCTCGCGGTCTGCGCGGGAAGCTGCGGGCCCGGCAACGCGCACCTGCTCCAGGGCCTGTACGACGCGCACCGCTCCGGCGCGCCGGTGCTCGCGCTGGCCTCGCACATCCCGAGCACCCAGATCGGCAGCGGCTACTTCCAGGAGACCCACCCCGAGCGGCTGTTCACCGAGTGCAGCCACTACTGCGAGATGATCAACGGCCCGGCGCAGATGCCGCGGATCCTGCGCACCGCGATCCAGCACGCGGTCGGGCTCGGCGGGGTCGCGGTCGTCACCCTGCCCGGCGACACCGCCAGCGAGGACGCCGCCGGACCGGCCGGCGACCACGCCCTCCTCGTCCGCAAGGGCGCCGTGCACCCCCCGGCCGACCAGGTCGAGCGGCTCGCGGGCGCGCTGAACCGCGCGCGGAAGGTGATGCTGTTCTGCGGCGCCGGCGTCAGGAACGCCCACGCCGAGGTGATGGCGCTGGCCCACAAGGTGCTGTCGCCGGTCGGGCACGCGCTGCGCGGCAAGGAGTGGATCCAGTACGACAACCCGTTCGACGTGGGCATGAGCGGCCTGCTCGGCTACGGCGCCTGCTACGAGGCGATGCAGGAGGCCGATCTCGTCCTGCTGCTCGGCACGGACTTCCCGTACGACCCGTTCCTGCCGGGGAAGAACACCATCCAGGTGGACGACGACCCCTCCAGGCTGGGTCGCCGCACCCCGCTGGACTTGGCCGTCCACGGGGACATCGGGGTGACGCTCCGCCTCGTCCTGGACAAGGTCGAGCAGAAGCAGGACCACGCCTATCTCGACGAGATGCTGCATCGGCACGCGCGCGCTCTGGAGAACGTCGTCTCCGCCTACACGCGGGACATCGACAGGCACGTCCCGATCCACCCCGAGTACGTCGCGAGCGTCCTGGACGACCTCGCCGATGACGACGCGATCTTCACCGTCGACACCGGCATGTGCAACGTCTGGGTCGCCCGCTACATCACCCCGAACGGGCGCCGCCGCGTGATGGGCTCGTTCGTCCACGGCTCGATGGCGAACGCGCTGCCGCACGCGATCGGCGCGCAGTTCGGGGCGCCCGGCCGCCAGGTCGTCTCCGTCTCCGGCGACGGCGGGCTCGGGATGCTGCTCGGCGAGCTGCTCACGGTGCGGCTCCACCGCGTCCCAGTGAAGATCATCGTGTTCGACAACGCGTCGCTCGGCATGGTGCGGCTGGAGATGATGGTGGACGGCCTGCCCGCCTACGAGACCGACCACGAGGCCGTCGACTACGCCGCGATCGCCGAGGCCGCCGGGATCGAGTCGGCCCGGGTGGAGCGCCCCGCCGACGTCCGCCCCGCGCTGTCGCGCGCGCTCGCCGCGCCAGGCCCGTACCTGCTGGACGTCGTCACCGACCCGAACGCCCTGTCCATCCCGCCGCACGTCACGCCCCAGCAGGTCAAGGGCTTCGCGCTGGCGGCGGGGAAGACCGTCCTCACCGGCGGCGTCGGCAAGATGCTCGACCTCGCCCGCAGCAACCTCCGCAACATCCCCCGGCGGTGA
- a CDS encoding TetR/AcrR family transcriptional regulator — protein sequence MATTTGETTTGGLRERKKEATRRALHEAAMRLAVEHGLDEVTVEAIADAAGVSRRTFSNYFAGKEDALLYGDEQRMRRLLENFGSRPPGETSWAALRASFRALLAEQGEPDPQWAAQARLARAHPSVLSRQLGHYAAFERCIADLIAARDGLPPGALRSRVMAGAFISTLRLAAHLWTDDQPSRPLGEVADELFEEMARPFR from the coding sequence ATGGCGACGACGACCGGTGAGACGACGACCGGCGGGCTGCGCGAGCGCAAGAAGGAGGCGACGCGCAGGGCCCTGCACGAGGCCGCGATGCGGCTTGCGGTCGAGCACGGCCTGGACGAGGTCACGGTGGAGGCCATCGCGGACGCCGCGGGCGTCTCCCGGCGCACCTTCTCCAACTACTTCGCCGGCAAGGAGGACGCGCTCCTCTACGGCGACGAGCAGCGGATGCGCCGGCTGCTGGAGAACTTCGGGTCGCGGCCGCCCGGCGAGACCTCGTGGGCGGCGCTGCGCGCCTCGTTCCGCGCGTTGCTCGCCGAGCAGGGCGAACCCGATCCGCAGTGGGCCGCGCAGGCGCGCCTCGCCCGCGCCCATCCGTCCGTCCTGTCGCGGCAGCTCGGCCACTACGCCGCGTTCGAGCGCTGTATCGCCGACCTGATCGCCGCCCGTGACGGGCTGCCGCCCGGTGCGCTGCGCTCCCGCGTGATGGCGGGCGCGTTCATCAGCACGCTGCGGCTGGCGGCGCACCTGTGGACCGACGACCAGCCGTCGCGGCCCCTCGGCGAGGTGGCCGACGAGCTCTTCGAGGAGATGGCGCGGCCCTTCCGCTGA
- a CDS encoding ATP-binding protein — MSGRMERLGEPLGFTADPGEGRRARRTVRERAAKVVGDASLLDDVELMSAEAIANAILHGSGLIRVTVATDGRRLRVEVADDGPARTDVHRRRRIDHGRGLTVIDALAEEWGLEQTTRRTQLWFEVDAAGARLAEI, encoded by the coding sequence GTGAGCGGGAGGATGGAGCGGCTGGGCGAGCCGCTCGGTTTCACCGCCGACCCGGGGGAGGGGCGCCGGGCGCGGCGCACCGTCCGCGAACGCGCCGCGAAGGTCGTGGGCGACGCCTCGCTGCTGGACGACGTCGAGCTGATGAGCGCCGAGGCCATCGCCAACGCGATCCTGCACGGCTCCGGGCTGATCAGGGTGACGGTGGCGACGGACGGCCGGCGGCTGCGGGTGGAGGTCGCCGATGACGGCCCGGCGCGGACCGACGTGCACCGGCGCCGCCGCATCGACCACGGGCGCGGGCTCACCGTCATCGACGCGCTGGCGGAGGAGTGGGGCCTGGAGCAGACGACCCGCCGCACGCAGCTGTGGTTCGAGGTCGACGCGGCCGGCGCCCGCCTGGCCGAGATCTGA
- a CDS encoding class I SAM-dependent methyltransferase — translation MYERFAHEYAAHAETSAYNALYDRPAVLGLAGDVSGRTVFDAACGPGLYARELLDRGARVLGCDASPTFVAMARERTAGLADLRVHDLADPLTWVEEGSVDLVVLALALHYIDDRTALLREFRRILAPAGALVLSTEHPTTAWLRLGGSYFTTEPVEESLSDEHDWPIRAWRRPLTVTCAEFREAGFLIEELLEPRPAPEMADRYPDDHTKLTEFPAFIAFRLIPVR, via the coding sequence ATGTACGAGCGCTTCGCCCACGAGTACGCCGCCCACGCCGAGACCAGCGCCTACAACGCGCTCTACGATCGTCCGGCCGTCCTCGGCCTCGCGGGCGACGTCTCCGGGCGGACGGTCTTCGACGCGGCCTGCGGCCCCGGGCTGTACGCCCGCGAGCTGCTGGACCGCGGCGCCCGCGTCCTCGGCTGCGACGCGTCCCCGACCTTCGTCGCGATGGCCCGCGAGCGCACCGCCGGCCTGGCGGACCTGCGCGTCCACGACCTCGCCGACCCCCTCACCTGGGTCGAGGAGGGCTCGGTCGACCTGGTCGTCCTCGCCCTGGCCTTGCACTACATCGACGACCGGACGGCCCTGCTCCGCGAGTTCCGCCGGATCCTCGCCCCCGCCGGGGCGCTCGTCCTGTCCACCGAGCACCCCACCACGGCGTGGCTCCGCCTGGGCGGCTCCTACTTCACCACCGAACCCGTCGAGGAGTCCCTCAGCGACGAGCACGACTGGCCCATCCGCGCCTGGCGCCGCCCCCTCACCGTGACCTGCGCCGAGTTCCGCGAGGCGGGATTCCTGATCGAGGAACTCCTCGAACCCCGTCCCGCCCCCGAGATGGCCGACCGCTACCCCGACGACCACACCAAGCTCACCGAGTTCCCCGCCTTCATCGCCTTCCGCTTGATTCCCGTCCGGTAA
- a CDS encoding DUF4032 domain-containing protein has translation MFSPPAEAASGLLDLPWHEPLEEWSDERLVEIRQRGLSRHPVRFVSEAGVVYALKELDTRLARREYRLLRRLRDLGLPAVEVVGIVVDRPGLDAILVTRFLDHSSSYRALFANTRYGHPVDRLQDALVELLVRLHLAGFMWGDCSLSNVLFRMDAGAFAAYLVDAETAELHPSLSEGQRRYDIDLARERIAGELFDLRAAGTLPAVDPVGIADGTVHRYDALWDELTREEILHPDDQRHRIAERLRRINALGFDVDEVELVDAGPGGARLRVRTRVAEPGHHRRILMARTGLGAQENQARRLLNDIAGYRGHLERVKGGPVPEVVASNMWLAEVYERVVRAIPAGLRDRLDEVEIFHEILEHRWFLSERTGRDVGTSEAARDYFASVLPTVPEDLTETGRPPS, from the coding sequence GTGTTCAGCCCTCCGGCGGAGGCCGCGTCCGGCCTGCTGGACCTGCCGTGGCACGAGCCGCTGGAGGAATGGAGCGACGAGCGGCTCGTGGAGATCAGGCAGCGGGGGCTGTCGCGGCATCCCGTCCGGTTCGTGTCCGAGGCCGGGGTCGTGTACGCGCTGAAGGAGCTGGACACGCGGCTCGCCCGCCGCGAGTACCGGCTGCTCCGCCGCCTGCGCGACCTCGGCCTGCCCGCCGTCGAGGTGGTCGGGATCGTCGTCGACCGTCCCGGCCTGGACGCGATCCTCGTCACCCGGTTCCTGGACCACTCCAGCTCCTACCGGGCCCTGTTCGCCAACACCCGCTACGGCCACCCCGTCGACCGCCTCCAAGACGCCCTGGTCGAACTGCTCGTCCGCCTCCACCTGGCGGGTTTCATGTGGGGGGACTGCTCGCTGTCCAACGTCCTGTTCCGCATGGACGCGGGCGCGTTCGCCGCCTACCTGGTCGACGCGGAGACGGCCGAGCTGCACCCGTCCCTGTCGGAGGGCCAGCGCCGCTACGACATCGACCTGGCCCGCGAGCGCATCGCCGGTGAGCTGTTCGACCTGCGCGCCGCCGGGACGCTGCCCGCCGTCGACCCGGTCGGGATCGCCGACGGCACCGTCCACCGCTACGACGCGCTGTGGGACGAGCTGACCCGCGAGGAGATCCTGCACCCGGACGACCAGCGCCACCGCATCGCCGAACGGCTCCGCCGCATCAACGCGCTCGGCTTCGACGTCGACGAGGTCGAACTGGTCGACGCGGGGCCCGGCGGCGCGCGCCTGCGCGTCCGCACGCGCGTGGCGGAACCCGGCCACCACCGCCGCATCCTGATGGCCAGGACCGGCCTCGGCGCGCAGGAGAACCAGGCGCGCCGCCTCCTGAACGACATCGCCGGTTACCGGGGTCACCTGGAACGGGTGAAAGGCGGCCCGGTCCCCGAGGTGGTCGCGTCCAACATGTGGCTCGCCGAGGTGTACGAGCGAGTCGTCCGCGCGATCCCGGCGGGCCTCCGCGACCGTCTCGACGAGGTCGAGATCTTCCACGAGATCCTGGAACACCGCTGGTTCCTGTCGGAACGCACGGGCCGCGACGTCGGGACCTCGGAGGCGGCGCGCGACTACTTCGCCTCCGTCCTGCCGACCGTCCCCGAGGACCTGACCGAGACCGGACGGCCGCCAAGTTGA